The following coding sequences lie in one Aspergillus luchuensis IFO 4308 DNA, chromosome 8, nearly complete sequence genomic window:
- a CDS encoding uncharacterized protein (COG:O,T;~EggNog:ENOG410PG3B;~InterPro:IPR038765,IPR001300;~MEROPS:MER0016159;~go_function: GO:0004198 - calcium-dependent cysteine-type endopeptidase activity [Evidence IEA];~go_process: GO:0006508 - proteolysis [Evidence IEA]), with the protein MEAREVDGQRLLRLRNPWGKKEWTGAWSDGSEQWTPEWMEKLGHRFGNDGISYDGLLKKYQHFDRIRLFNDDWTVTQQWTSLNVPWSATYHSTKFVLEVKTAGPAVIVLSQLDERYYKGLSGEYDFDLKFRLQKEGEDDYFVRSHGNELMWRSVNVEVDLEAGRYHVLMKRSKLLQIGLSYDLAHAKGIVHETEKEKRARQEREDRRKAAERRKRREETKERLQKEWVRARKLEARHKRLDARLATKSGKKQQQLIREDSPSEEVVPDGPVQPPVNELELPGKATIPSVSLEDGHVPDHCVRSKSKTSLSVRVKNPSSDHAANAEFLEGFEFDSELDMSSDEEPVEEIRTPVKSVSSAGEGDANSDPWNAVCVVGLRVYSKDPQLSLEVLRPVPEDDVEASLDMDDPSASAATE; encoded by the exons ATGGAAGCGAGGGAAGTTGATGGTCAGCGTTTGCTACGGCTAAG AAACCCCTGGGGTAAAAAGGAATGGACAGGAGCGTGGAGCGATGGCTCCGAGCAATGGACACCAGAATGGATGGAGAAACTGGGACACAGGTTTGGCAATGACGGC ATTTCCTACGATGGCCTCCTCAAGAAATATCAACACTTCGACCGAATCCGTCTTTTCAACGACGACTGGACCGTAACCCAGCAATGGACAAGCCTGAACGTCCCGTGGTCGGCAACGTACCACAGCACAAAGTTTGTACTAGAAGTGAAGACAGCTGGACCTGCCGTGATCGTTCTCTCCCAG CTCGACGAACGATACTACAAAGGTCTATCCGGCGAATACGACTTCGACCTCAAATTCCGACTCCagaaagaaggcgaagatgacTACTTCGTTCGCAGCCACGGCAACGAGCTAATGTGGCGATCCGTTAATGTCGAAGTCGACCTCGAAGCCGGACGCTACCACGTCCTCATGAAA CGCAGCAAACTACTTCAAATCGGCCTTTCCTACGACCTAGCGCACGCAAAGGGTATCGTTCACGAAACCGAAAAGGAGAAACGAGCACGACAAGAACGCGAAGACCGGCGAAAAGCAGCTGAACGCAGGAAACGGAGAGAAGAGACTAAGGAGAGATTGCAGAAAGAGTGGGTCCGGGCGAGGAAGCTCGAAGCCAGACATAAGAGACTCGATGCAAGACTCGCTACTAAATCTGGCAAAAAACAGCAACAACTTATCAGGGAAGACAGCCCGTCTGAGGAAGTTGTTCCCGATGGGCCCGTGCAACCACCCGTCAACGAACTTGAGCTCCCTGGGAAAGCCACTATACCTTCTGTCTCACTTGAGGACGGTCATGTCCCGGACCACTGCGTTcgaagcaaaagcaagacTTCTCTATCCGTCCGGGTCAAGAACCCTTCTTCAGATCATGCTGCAAACGCCGAATTCCTGGAGGGATTCGAATTTGACTCTGAACTCGATATGTCTTCTGACGAAGAGCCAGTTGAAGAAATCCGCACACCAGTCAAATCCGTTAGCAGCGCCGGCGAAGGCGATGCCAATAGCGATCCATGGAATGCCGTCTGTGTGGTTGGCTTGCGGGTTTACTCGAAAGATCCTCAGTTGTCTCTGGAGGTTCTGCGTCCCGTGCcggaggatgatgtcgaggCGTCACTTGATATGGATGATCCGTCGGCGAGTGCAGCTACCGAATGA
- a CDS encoding uncharacterized protein (COG:O,T;~EggNog:ENOG410PG3B;~InterPro:IPR038765,IPR001300,IPR022684;~MEROPS:MER0019360;~go_function: GO:0004198 - calcium-dependent cysteine-type endopeptidase activity [Evidence IEA];~go_process: GO:0006508 - proteolysis [Evidence IEA]): protein MTNFIFVPPITTSLWRNDQSGMISIESITEEEYRKVWQTGSRALYFAQCADENETWLPLLEKAYAKAHGDYSAIEGGFVGEALEDLTGGVTSDVLTSNILDKDRFWKKELMHVNQEFLFGCGTGIFANWLEPE from the exons ATGACAAACTTTATCTTCGTGCCGCCGATTACGACGAGTCTGTGGAGGAACGATCAATCTGGGATGATATCAATCGAATCGATAACAGAGGAAGAGTATCGTAAAGTTTGGCAGACTGGATCGCGGGCTCTTTATTTCGCTCAATGCGCAGATGAAAATGAGACCTGGCTGCCGTTGCTGGAAAAGGCTTATGCTAAGGCTCACGGCGATTACTCCGCCATCGAAGGCGGGTTTGTTGG GGAGGCGCTCGAGGACCTCACCGGGGGAGTGACATCTGACGTACTCACCAGCAACATTCTGGATAAGGACCGGTTTTGGAAAAAAGAGCTCATGCATGTCAACCAGGAATTCCTCTTCGGCTGCGGCACGGGAATATTTGCCAACTGGCTGGAGCCGGAATAA
- a CDS encoding uncharacterized protein (InterPro:IPR024079;~SECRETED:SignalP(1-18);~go_function: GO:0008237 - metallopeptidase activity [Evidence IEA]), with the protein MWLLGKLTLATMLVASQAADINTQFWVEKATGPVTRSGQSGDLGGSCAPYMDVLNDIYLEAIDMAEVALEALNNYASNPVIRATLQTYMGIKPDGTEVSAAHTSQFNYIKGAYNKVVAFGNLHYGSDRLPAFFCDGGWRWKTTMEYVDGKQTGRTVSEASGGRSSYMYYSPRFKTWAGVQDGCGDSATLGFFLSKPRSITICPAAWTWKRRKDSLKPWRDGTRVMRDGRPFYNAYSLPGTFLHELIHLTSKSIITDKKVIVDGQEKPAYFPNNVAELAKSSVDDARLNADSYAWFATAMYLPVMDWSREIAGTYTGSKISSRMVGNITSYIPEENGLKRRSDFASPAVQNLEEYEDDVITDYSL; encoded by the exons ATGTGGCTTTTGGGCAAGCTCACATTGGCAACGATGCTCGTCGCCAGTCAGGCAGCCGATATCAACACGCAGTTCTGGGTCGAGAAAGCCACGGGACCAGTAACGCGCTCGGGTCAGAGTGGTGATCTGGGCGGGAGCTGCGCCCCATATATGGACGTGTTAAACGATATATATCTTGAGGCCATAGACATGGCGGAGGTTGCACTAGAGGCGTTGAACAATTATGCCAGCAACCCAGTTATCCGTGCGACGCTTCAGACATATATGGGTATCAAACCAGATGGTACCGAGGTCTCGGCAGCTCATACCTCCCAATTCAACTACATCAAGG GAGCCTACAACAAGGTGGTTGCCTTTGGGAACTTGCACTATGGCAGTGATCGGCTGCCAGCTTTCTTTTGCGATGGAGGCTGGCGGTGGAAAACAACAATGGAATATGTCGATGGAAAGCAAACTGGGCGAACAGTGTCAGAGGCATCAG GAGGCAGATCCAGTTATATGTACTATTCACCGCGCTTCAAGACTTGGGCTGGTGTGCAGGATGGTTGTGGGGACTCAGCGACTCTaggtttctttctttccaaaCCCAGAAGTATTACTATCTGCCCTGCTGCCTGGacatggaagagaagaaaggactCTTTGAAGCCGTGGAGGGACGGCACGCGGGTCATGAGGGATGGCAGACCCTTCTACAATGCTTACTCTCTGCCCGGGACATTCTTACATGAATTGATCCACCTCACCAGTAAATCAA TAATCACGGACAAGAAAGTGATTGTGGATGGTCAAGAGAAACCAGCCTATTTCCCAAATAACGTGGCTGAACTGGCGAAGTCGAGCGTTGACGATGCCAGGCTGAACGCAGACAGTTACGCATGGTTCGCTACCGCCATGTATCTGCCTGTAATGGATTGGTCTCGAGAAATTGCTGGCACATACACCGGCAGCAAGATCTCATCTCGCATGGTCGGCAATATTACTTCATATATACCTGAAGAAAATGGTCTGAAGCGCCGCAGCGACTTTGCAAGTCCGGCAGTTCAGAACCTTGAAgaatatgaggatgatgttATCACTGACTATTCGCTGTGA